A window of Cryptomeria japonica chromosome 3, Sugi_1.0, whole genome shotgun sequence contains these coding sequences:
- the LOC131055193 gene encoding 22.7 kDa class IV heat shock protein, with translation MAKTIAILGIVMVFTASFLSPARAFLPYRWLYGDLWNPLKVLDRLPRSISKIMKDPTLVRTNWKETPQAHVFTLNAPGMKKGDIKIEAGKNGVITISGERSKKEKKVGYKWRRRESCEGKFWRQFRLSGNVDMGNIKADLGNGVLTVTVPKTGSDKTKTPKIVEIVATGDGIKLEL, from the exons ATGGCGAAAACGATAGCAATCTTGGGCATCGTAATGGTTTTTACAGCATCTTTTTTGAGTCCGGCAAGAGCTTTTCTTCCATACAGATGGCTTTACGGTGATTTATGGAATCCGTTGAAGGTGTTGGACCGGCTCCCTCGATCAATTTCGAAAATTATGAAAGACCCTACCCTCGTTCGAACCAACTGGAAGGAAACCCCACAAGCCCATGTGTTTACCCTCAATGCTCCAG GGATGAAGAAGGGAGATATTAAGATTGAAGCGGGTAAGAACGGAGTGATTACAATTAGTGGAGAGCGAAGCAAAAAGGAGAAGAAAGTGGGCTACAAATGGCGCAGACGGGAGTCTTGCGAGGGTAAGTTCTGGAGACAATTCAGACTATCAGGCAATGTAGACATGGGTAACATCAAAGCTGATTTGGGCAATGGAGTATTGACTGTCACCGTTCCCAAAACTGGCTCAGACAAAACCAAAACCCCCAAAATTGTTGAAATTGTTGCAACAGGAGATGGGATAAAACTCGAGTTGTGA